In Synechococcus sp. KORDI-100, a single window of DNA contains:
- a CDS encoding SGNH/GDSL hydrolase family protein → MVDPLIEQTVSRRNRSAVTSTLVILGASLMDAGNIAGLAPVIGREPFVDSIYDKGGNVRASDGPVLGEHVVRRMGGDPMNRQLFDVLSIEPAQSVDVHNYAHGGAQSDGEPSQSLFGLRVGIGLTAQVQSMQQRADFYQSHDDVDVLISAGGNDLLNTLGDLKPFERVLSTEKNNDDRRFMRSISRPISRNIIRAVDDITGLVDEMVVIGTLPISETPRARRRASKVKGARQEDVLELLDAISLDLQRRLGKAFDSRPDVALLDGRSLWTQLDNPVFLDDEHPNSRTSKRFATLAVPLAAEQLQSFGFDA, encoded by the coding sequence ATGGTTGACCCCCTGATTGAGCAGACTGTGTCACGACGCAATCGATCTGCTGTGACGTCCACTCTCGTGATTCTTGGGGCGAGCCTTATGGATGCCGGCAATATTGCTGGTCTGGCCCCCGTGATCGGACGCGAGCCTTTTGTTGACTCGATCTATGACAAAGGGGGAAACGTTCGCGCCTCCGACGGCCCTGTGCTGGGTGAGCATGTCGTGCGGCGTATGGGTGGCGACCCGATGAATCGTCAGCTGTTTGATGTGCTCTCGATTGAGCCTGCGCAATCCGTCGATGTTCACAACTACGCCCATGGTGGAGCTCAGTCTGATGGAGAACCCAGTCAATCGTTGTTTGGTCTCCGTGTGGGGATTGGTTTGACCGCTCAAGTTCAGTCCATGCAGCAACGTGCTGACTTCTATCAATCGCATGATGATGTGGATGTTTTGATCTCCGCCGGCGGCAATGATCTCCTCAACACCCTTGGTGACCTGAAACCTTTTGAACGGGTTTTATCAACAGAGAAAAACAATGACGACAGACGTTTCATGCGTTCCATTAGTCGTCCCATCAGCCGCAACATCATCCGTGCCGTTGATGACATCACAGGACTCGTTGATGAGATGGTTGTGATTGGTACGCTGCCAATCAGCGAGACACCGCGGGCCCGCAGACGTGCTTCAAAAGTGAAAGGCGCACGACAGGAGGATGTTCTTGAACTGCTCGACGCCATCAGTCTTGATCTTCAACGACGGCTCGGCAAAGCCTTTGATTCACGCCCGGACGTGGCCTTGCTCGATGGCCGCTCCCTTTGGACGCAGTTGGACAATCCCGTTTTTTTGGATGATGAGCATCCGAACAGTCGCACAAGCAAGCGATTCGCGACACTTGCCGTTCCACTTGCCGCTGAGCAGTTGCAGAGCTTTGGATTCGATGCATGA
- a CDS encoding homoserine O-succinyltransferase — translation MALILPRSYHKIESVERNRISWIEPAQAERQDIRALRIGILNIMPLGKQYEFNLLHPLGLSVLQIEPIWIRLSSHAYKSWDQGHLAELYISWEEAMARGPLDGLIITGAPVEHLPFEQVSYWRELVELIEEARRSCASTLGLCWAGFALAYLAGVDKIPFDRKLFGVYPLRSLVPGHSLMGTQDDHFLCPQSRHAGLEDAAMESAQRQGRLRLLAHGERVGYTIFETPDQRQLMHLGHPEYNVGRLLNEMERDKARGDVPPPENFNPDQAQTLWRSHRNLLFQQWLWFCYQRVSLSG, via the coding sequence ATGGCGCTGATCCTCCCCCGCAGTTACCACAAGATCGAGTCGGTTGAACGCAACCGCATCTCCTGGATTGAGCCTGCACAGGCGGAACGCCAGGACATCCGGGCGCTGCGGATCGGCATCCTCAACATCATGCCCCTGGGCAAGCAGTACGAATTCAATCTGCTGCACCCCCTCGGCCTGTCGGTGCTTCAGATCGAACCGATCTGGATCCGCCTCAGTTCCCATGCCTATAAAAGCTGGGATCAGGGCCATCTCGCTGAGCTCTACATCAGCTGGGAGGAGGCGATGGCCCGCGGCCCGCTGGATGGCTTGATCATCACAGGGGCTCCTGTGGAACATCTCCCCTTTGAACAGGTGAGCTACTGGCGGGAGCTGGTGGAACTGATCGAGGAAGCCCGCCGCAGTTGCGCAAGCACCCTGGGGCTTTGCTGGGCTGGATTTGCCCTTGCCTATCTGGCTGGTGTGGACAAGATTCCGTTCGATCGCAAGCTGTTTGGGGTGTATCCCCTGCGCAGCCTGGTGCCCGGCCATTCCCTGATGGGGACCCAGGACGACCACTTCCTCTGCCCGCAGAGCCGTCACGCCGGTCTTGAGGACGCCGCCATGGAATCGGCGCAGCGTCAGGGACGCCTGCGCTTGCTTGCCCATGGCGAGCGGGTTGGATACACCATCTTCGAGACCCCGGACCAGCGGCAACTGATGCATCTCGGGCACCCCGAGTACAACGTCGGGCGGCTGCTGAATGAAATGGAGCGTGACAAGGCACGGGGTGACGTGCCACCTCCCGAGAACTTCAACCCGGATCAAGCTCAGACGCTGTGGCGATCACACAGGAATCTGCTGTTCCAGCAATGGCTCTGGTTCTGCTACCAGCGAGTGAGTCTGAGTGGCTGA
- a CDS encoding O-acetylhomoserine aminocarboxypropyltransferase/cysteine synthase family protein gives MSPRFETLQLHAGQSPDPATNSRAVPIYQTSSYVFNNAEHGANLFGLKEFGNIYTRLMNPTTDVFEKRVAALEGGMAAVATASGQSAQFLAITNCMQAGDNFVSTSFLYGGTYNQFKVQFPRLGIDVRFADGDEVESFADKIDDNTKGIYVEAMGNPRFNIPDFEGLSSLAMERGIPLIVDNTLGACGALMKPIDHGADVVVESATKWIGGHGTSLGGVIVDAGTFNWGNGKFPLMSQPSPAYHGLVHWDAFGFGSEICKMLGVPDNRNVAFALRARVESLRDWGPALSPFNSFLLLQGLETLSLRVERHTENAMALASWLQEHPKVGHVSYPGLPDDPYNGRARQYLTGRGMGCMLMFSLTGGYDDAVRFIDSLELASHLANVGDAKTLVIHPASTTHQQLSEEEQASAGVTPTMVRVSVGLEHIDDIKADFEQALAVLT, from the coding sequence ATGTCCCCGCGTTTCGAAACTCTTCAACTCCACGCCGGCCAATCCCCTGATCCCGCCACCAATTCCCGGGCGGTTCCGATCTACCAAACCAGCTCCTATGTGTTCAACAACGCTGAACACGGAGCCAATCTGTTTGGCCTGAAGGAGTTCGGGAACATCTACACCCGCCTGATGAACCCGACGACCGATGTCTTCGAGAAACGGGTCGCCGCCCTGGAGGGCGGCATGGCGGCGGTGGCGACGGCCTCCGGACAATCGGCGCAGTTCCTGGCGATCACCAACTGCATGCAGGCTGGCGACAACTTTGTTTCCACCTCATTTCTCTACGGCGGCACCTACAACCAGTTCAAGGTGCAGTTTCCGCGCCTCGGCATCGACGTTCGCTTCGCCGATGGCGATGAGGTGGAGAGCTTTGCCGACAAGATCGACGACAACACCAAGGGGATCTACGTCGAGGCGATGGGCAACCCCCGTTTCAACATCCCTGATTTCGAAGGCCTCTCGTCACTGGCGATGGAGCGAGGCATCCCGCTGATCGTGGACAACACCCTGGGGGCCTGCGGCGCCCTGATGAAGCCGATTGACCACGGCGCCGATGTGGTGGTGGAGAGTGCCACAAAATGGATCGGGGGTCATGGAACCAGCCTGGGCGGTGTGATCGTCGATGCCGGCACCTTCAATTGGGGCAACGGCAAATTTCCGCTGATGAGCCAGCCGAGTCCGGCTTATCACGGGCTTGTCCACTGGGATGCCTTCGGATTCGGCAGCGAGATCTGCAAGATGCTGGGCGTTCCCGACAACCGCAACGTCGCCTTCGCTCTGCGTGCTCGCGTGGAGAGTCTTCGGGACTGGGGCCCGGCCCTGAGTCCGTTCAACAGCTTTTTGCTGCTTCAGGGACTGGAGACGTTGAGTCTTCGGGTGGAACGTCACACTGAGAACGCCATGGCCCTTGCAAGCTGGCTGCAGGAGCATCCGAAGGTGGGCCATGTCAGCTACCCGGGGCTGCCGGACGATCCCTACAACGGACGCGCCAGGCAGTACCTCACCGGACGTGGCATGGGCTGCATGCTGATGTTCTCCCTCACCGGTGGCTATGACGATGCCGTGCGGTTCATTGACAGTCTTGAGCTGGCGAGCCATCTGGCCAATGTTGGCGATGCCAAAACCCTTGTGATCCATCCCGCCTCCACCACCCACCAACAGCTCAGTGAGGAGGAGCAGGCCTCGGCAGGGGTGACTCCGACGATGGTGAGGGTGTCCGTGGGACTGGAGCACATCGACGACATCAAGGCCGATTTCGAGCAAGCCCTCGCTGTTCTGACCTAA
- a CDS encoding transglycosylase SLT domain-containing protein translates to MRIRPIVLIPGLVTVLGISLGVLHSQQRSATAIESLGAAPTGSASPSPPAQPVQADPEQRRYPAVPADPIATATLLAEVETALRDPTTRPQQLPDLGHQQQVIYRVLSADVPRSQQVLAALPQRWRSVAERHLAARREFLRMSRGRRPSMLPAWRIIQPEPAEQLIAYYKKAEAATGIEWEVLAAVNLVETGMGRIDGVSVANAQGPMQFLPTTWAEAGIGKGDIRDPHDAIQAAARYLVRRGGLQDIRRGLWGYNNSDYYGKAVMLYASLIKEDPSAYTGLYHWEIHFNADAGDLWLPVGYVQRAPISVQEYLRRNPSSRAPE, encoded by the coding sequence ATGCGGATCCGTCCGATCGTGCTGATCCCAGGCCTCGTCACCGTTCTGGGGATTTCGCTGGGTGTGCTGCACAGCCAGCAGCGGAGCGCCACAGCAATCGAGTCCCTGGGCGCTGCTCCGACCGGGTCGGCCTCTCCCTCCCCGCCAGCTCAACCGGTTCAAGCCGATCCGGAACAACGGCGTTACCCCGCTGTTCCCGCTGACCCGATCGCCACGGCAACCCTGCTGGCGGAGGTCGAAACGGCTTTACGCGATCCGACCACTCGACCGCAGCAACTTCCGGACCTTGGCCACCAACAACAGGTCATCTATCGGGTGCTGTCCGCCGATGTCCCGCGCTCACAGCAGGTCCTTGCTGCACTGCCCCAGCGCTGGCGCAGTGTTGCTGAACGGCACCTGGCGGCACGTCGAGAGTTCCTGCGCATGAGCCGGGGACGCCGACCCTCGATGCTGCCGGCCTGGCGAATCATCCAACCGGAACCCGCCGAACAGCTGATCGCGTATTACAAGAAAGCGGAAGCTGCCACCGGCATCGAGTGGGAAGTGCTGGCTGCGGTGAATCTCGTGGAAACAGGCATGGGACGGATCGATGGTGTCTCGGTGGCGAATGCCCAGGGGCCCATGCAGTTCCTGCCCACCACCTGGGCTGAAGCCGGTATCGGGAAGGGGGACATCCGTGATCCCCACGATGCAATCCAGGCAGCTGCCCGTTATCTGGTGCGACGCGGTGGACTTCAGGACATCCGCCGCGGCCTCTGGGGGTACAACAACAGCGACTACTACGGCAAAGCAGTGATGCTCTACGCCTCACTGATCAAGGAGGATCCGAGCGCCTACACCGGTTTGTATCACTGGGAGATTCACTTCAATGCCGATGCTGGTGATCTCTGGCTACCTGTTGGATACGTCCAACGTGCACCGATCAGCGTGCAGGAGTACCTCCGCCGTAACCCATCCAGCAGGGCCCCGGAGTGA
- a CDS encoding DOMON-like domain-containing protein, protein MARPAVMLRQASSLVAFEEQLPEGVRLSAELIWSSDGWLELSYGILMPGSGGISDLVLPEGLIDGEQSAGQRRDHLWESTCCEAFLAIPGEERYWEINLSPNGDWAVYRFDRYRDGQHNQALNSPPVIRLKRRHHQLRLDARLPLSSWWSPGVCPELSLTTVLEDKTMGLSHWALRHDEGKADFHRRSTFLKP, encoded by the coding sequence ATGGCCCGACCAGCCGTGATGCTGCGCCAAGCGTCAAGCCTCGTGGCTTTTGAAGAGCAGCTGCCCGAGGGCGTGCGCCTCAGCGCTGAACTGATCTGGAGCTCCGATGGATGGCTTGAGCTCAGCTACGGCATTCTGATGCCTGGCTCAGGAGGCATCAGCGACCTCGTCCTACCCGAAGGCCTGATTGACGGTGAGCAGTCTGCGGGGCAGCGACGGGATCATCTCTGGGAGTCCACCTGCTGCGAAGCCTTTCTGGCGATTCCTGGAGAAGAGCGTTACTGGGAGATCAACCTCTCTCCCAATGGCGACTGGGCTGTCTATCGCTTCGATCGCTATCGAGATGGACAACACAATCAAGCGCTCAACAGTCCACCTGTGATCCGACTGAAGCGCCGTCACCATCAACTCAGACTCGATGCCCGGCTGCCCTTGAGCTCCTGGTGGTCGCCTGGTGTGTGCCCGGAGTTATCCCTCACCACTGTTCTTGAGGACAAGACCATGGGGCTGAGCCACTGGGCGCTGCGGCACGACGAGGGCAAAGCAGATTTCCATCGCCGCAGCACCTTTCTTAAGCCCTGA
- a CDS encoding phosphotransferase enzyme family protein encodes MTEALEAIADRFHPRERITEIRALGSGNVNETFLVTYEGSYQGGQNGAFVMQRLNTNVFERPDLVMRNLVALGEHVQRRLAAPPPELQGRRWEVPRVVPCRQQSHWVEHNGQFWRSISYIGAATTTDVIRGCDHAHEVGYGLGMFHSLISDLPASNLADTLANFHVTPAYLERYDFVLTSQRINPGNALLNQACSFIEARRLGIDVLESALARGELQHRPIHGDPKINNVMIDESTGQAVGLIDLDTVKPGLVHYDIGDCLRSCCNPVGEEADNPEDARFDLSLCEAILAGYLSVARGFLSDWDLHYLPDCIRLIPLELGMRFLTDHLEGDVYFHTDYPGHNLHRAAVQFQLTESIETQLPAIRSLVNKLAKPEAGPL; translated from the coding sequence ATGACCGAGGCCCTGGAAGCCATTGCCGACCGCTTCCATCCGCGCGAACGGATCACTGAGATTCGCGCCCTTGGCTCCGGCAATGTGAACGAAACCTTCCTGGTGACCTATGAGGGTTCTTATCAGGGTGGGCAGAACGGCGCTTTCGTGATGCAACGCCTGAACACCAACGTGTTCGAGCGGCCGGACCTGGTGATGCGCAACCTGGTGGCTCTCGGCGAGCACGTCCAGAGGCGACTGGCAGCACCGCCTCCGGAATTGCAGGGACGACGCTGGGAGGTTCCCAGGGTCGTGCCCTGTCGCCAGCAGTCCCACTGGGTGGAACACAACGGTCAGTTCTGGCGTTCGATTTCCTACATCGGCGCGGCCACCACCACCGATGTGATCCGAGGCTGTGATCACGCCCATGAAGTCGGCTATGGCCTTGGCATGTTCCACAGCCTGATCAGCGACCTCCCGGCGAGCAATCTGGCCGACACTCTTGCGAACTTTCATGTAACGCCAGCGTATCTGGAGCGTTACGATTTCGTGCTGACCTCACAGCGCATCAACCCAGGCAACGCGTTGTTAAATCAGGCCTGCTCCTTCATCGAAGCCCGTCGACTCGGAATTGACGTTCTGGAAAGCGCGCTGGCCCGCGGTGAACTGCAGCATCGACCGATTCATGGAGACCCGAAGATCAACAACGTGATGATCGATGAATCCACCGGTCAGGCTGTGGGCTTGATCGATCTGGATACGGTGAAGCCAGGCCTTGTTCACTACGACATCGGAGATTGTCTGCGCTCCTGTTGCAATCCAGTGGGAGAAGAGGCGGACAACCCAGAGGATGCACGTTTCGACCTCTCTCTCTGTGAGGCGATCCTGGCGGGATATCTCAGCGTGGCTCGAGGTTTTCTCAGCGATTGGGATCTGCACTATCTGCCGGACTGCATCCGTCTGATTCCCCTCGAGCTGGGTATGCGTTTTCTCACCGATCACCTGGAGGGTGACGTCTACTTTCATACCGACTACCCGGGTCACAACCTTCACAGAGCCGCCGTGCAATTTCAGCTCACCGAAAGCATCGAAACCCAGCTACCAGCGATCCGCAGCCTGGTGAACAAGCTGGCAAAGCCTGAAGCCGGTCCTCTCTGA
- a CDS encoding DUF1651 domain-containing protein, whose amino-acid sequence MPSEMAGQTSPMPRFRPDHNDQPVRSGGEGWLVNADQHKVVQFKSDTPTAHAEWLILRTFQWRPPDYPIPQTRRRMLSHNAIEAWETMAVQLFLIYKQKIVRQGSARHLENAHYSYKFF is encoded by the coding sequence ATGCCATCCGAGATGGCTGGCCAGACTTCACCGATGCCTCGGTTCCGCCCCGATCACAACGATCAACCTGTGAGGTCAGGTGGCGAGGGTTGGCTTGTGAACGCTGATCAGCACAAGGTTGTTCAGTTCAAATCCGATACGCCAACGGCTCATGCGGAGTGGTTGATCTTGCGGACGTTTCAATGGCGACCACCGGACTACCCAATCCCGCAGACCCGGCGACGGATGCTGAGCCACAACGCCATCGAGGCCTGGGAGACGATGGCAGTTCAACTCTTCCTTATTTACAAACAAAAAATAGTGCGGCAGGGGTCCGCTCGGCATCTAGAAAATGCCCACTACTCGTATAAGTTTTTCTAG
- a CDS encoding tetratricopeptide repeat protein gives MTRVTTAFAAALALFLPIGRPLLVGLTPAVGIGAGLLSTQQAYAMTAEDWIVSGNLKYINDDLQGAIADYTKAIEIDPNYAAIYLVRAKAKYELKNYQGAIEDYTKAIEINPKYAMAIFTRGLARKYVIGDLEGACSDWRKAAELGDEEAANWVEARC, from the coding sequence ATGACTCGCGTTACAACTGCCTTTGCTGCTGCCTTAGCCCTGTTCTTGCCAATAGGACGCCCGTTGCTGGTTGGGCTGACACCTGCTGTTGGAATTGGAGCAGGGTTGCTGTCAACGCAGCAAGCTTATGCCATGACAGCGGAGGATTGGATTGTTTCTGGGAATCTAAAATACATTAATGATGATCTTCAAGGTGCGATTGCTGATTACACAAAGGCAATTGAAATTGACCCTAATTATGCTGCCATTTACTTAGTTCGCGCTAAAGCTAAGTATGAATTAAAGAATTACCAAGGAGCCATTGAAGATTATACAAAGGCAATTGAAATCAACCCGAAGTATGCCATGGCTATTTTCACTCGTGGCCTTGCTAGAAAATATGTAATCGGGGATTTGGAAGGCGCTTGTTCTGATTGGAGAAAAGCGGCAGAACTTGGGGATGAGGAAGCAGCTAATTGGGTTGAAGCAAGGTGCTGA